From the Xylella fastidiosa genome, the window TTGGCGTTCATATCGTTGATATCCAGGCCAAGAAAGCTAAACAGTTTGTCTTTATCGACATGGTTTGAGTCGCTACCCAGGGCGGCGGTGCCGCCGCTGCTGTGCACGGAGTAGTTGGTTTGGAAGATCTCCCGCAGATCATGGAAGGTGGCATCGCCGGCATAGCCGCCAATCTTGTTAGCCACAAAGTCCTTGCGTGGTGACCAGATGTCGACTGAATTGCTGGTCACCAAGGCAGCGGCCTCGGTCAGGCGCCCCCCTTCCGCGGCAGGGTTGTAGGCCAGTATTTCAAGGTTTTTTCCAAACACATGATCCGCGGCGAGTAGCCGCAACGCATTGCTGAGGGTCATGGTGCCGCGGCTGTGGCCCTCTAGATAGATCGGATTTGTATATTTTTTGTCCTCGGCGTTATACATCACCTCTTTGGCCGCCGCGGCCTGGAGCCGCGAGGCAGGGCTGGCGATTTTGGTGATCTCCAGCAGTTTCTCAATGCCGGCGGTCACCAGTTCCCCCAGCTGGTGGGTGGGTTTGGTATACGCCTGGTAGGTGGTGTTTTGGTAGGTTTGGCCGCTGCCCTGAATATAAAGGCGGTTCATGACTTGAGCGATGAGCGGCCTCCAGGGGATCGCCCAGCCCGTCACTGCTTCTGGATCACCACCGATTGCAGGATGCCGTCCATCAGTTTGCGGGCGCGTTGGTAGTCTTCGGTGTTTTTTTGGCGGGCGGCTTCAATAAAGTTGAAGGTCACGGTGATGTAGTAGCCGGTGTTGCCAATCGGGGTCATCCACATTTCCACACCATCCCCCACCGGGGTTGGCATATAGGCGCGGTACCAGGTCCAGGCGTTGCCCCAGCGCGTCTCGGTGCGTGGGGCGTCTATAAAACGGTTGGACTTGTAATCCCGATCGGGGGCAGTCATCCGCCAGATCATATCTTTAATATGGCTGTCGATACTTTCGCTAGCAGCACTGCGGATGCCAAAGTAGATGTCATTGCCCCCCGCAAACTCCGCCTTACACAATGAATTAAATGTCCAGCCTTTCACCACCTTCTTTTGCGGGGTGCCATCGGGGTTGCGTAGCACGGTCCCATCGGGCTGGTATTTGTTGCTGGTATTGGAGTACTGGGAGCCGATAAATGCGGCAGCTTCGCTGGCGGGGCGTGGAGGACGTCCTCCACCCGTCACCACAATCCCCGGAGTCGTGAAGCCACTGGGAGTGGTCATCATCACCACCTGCACATGATCAGGCGGCACGCCTGGGTAACAGCGGTCGATATTGATGCCATTGATAAAGGCATGTTTGACGGTGTATTGGCCTAAAAAATCCAGCTGAAAGTATTCCAGGCTGAGGTCGCGGTTCTCCCAGGGGCCGGCCATCATCGGTTTGCCGGTGCGGCTGTCGATGGGGGGGCCGCTGCTGCAGCCGGCCAGCAGCAGGCTGGCGGCCAGCAGGGAGCAAGACAGTCGCGGATGCAGGGACATAAGGGGGTCTCCTTAGTAGGGGGTGAGGGACTGGCGCAACTGTTGGAGTTGCTGTTGCCGGGCGCTGGGGGCGTCCGGGGTGGTCGGGGTGGGCCGTGTCAGCAGCCCGGGGGTGTTGTCTAACTGCTGTTGCCACTGGCCCGATTGCCACAGCAGGCGTTGCAACTGGGTGAGTTGGGTCGCCACCGGGTCCTCGGGACGCCGCGTCTTCTGCCATTGCTGCAGCAGCCCGATGGTCCGCCCCTGACGCTTGGCGTTCATGTCGTTGATATCCAGGCCTTCGTAGCTGAACAACTCGGGGGCATTGACATGCGTTGAGTCGCTGCCCAGGGCGGCGGTGCCGCCGCTGCTGTGCACGGAGTAGTTGGTTTGGAAGATCTCCCACAGATCATGGAAGGTGGCATTGCCGGCATAGCCGCCAATCTTGTTAGCCACAAAGTCCTTGGGCGGGGCCCAGGTCTTGACTGGTTTTTTCGTCACCAGGGCAGCGGCTTCAGCAAGGCGGTTGCCTTCTGCCGCAGGGTTGTAGGCAAGCACCTCTAATTTCGTGTCACCCACATTAAATCCTGCCAGCACCCGCAGTGCATTGCTAAGGGTCATCGTGCCGCGGCTGTGGCCCTCCAAATACACCAGGTTGGAGTGATTATCTTGCTCGGTGTTATACATCAGCTCTTTGGCCGCCGCGGCCTGAAGCCGCGAGGCGGGGCTGGCGATTTTGGTGATCTCCAGCAGTTTCTCAATGCCGGCGGTCACCAGTTCCCCCAGCTGGTGGGTGGGTTTGGTATACGCCTGGTAGGTGGTGTTGCGGTAGGTTTGGCCGCTGTCCTGAATATAAAGGCGGTTCATGACTTGAGTGATGAACGGCCTCCAGGGGATCGCCCAGCCCGTCACTGCTTCTGGATCACCACCGATTGCAGGATGCCGTCCATCAGTTTGCGGGCGCGTTGGTAGTCTTCGGTGTTTTTTTGGCGGGCGGCTTCAATAAAGTTGAGGTACACGGTGATGTAGTAGCCGGTGTTGCCAATCGGGGTCATCCAGGTTTCTGTACCATTCCAAAACGGTGTCGGTATATAGGTGCGGTACCAAGTCCAGTGGTTGCCCCAGCGCGTCTCGGTGCGTGGGGGATCTAAAAAACGACTGTCCTTGTAAGTGTCCTTGTAATCCGGATCAAGACCACTTAGCCGAGCAATCATAGCTTTAGTATTGCTGTCGATACTTTCGCTAGCAGCACTGCGGATGCCAAAGCCAATGTAATTACCCCCCGCAAACTCCGCACTGCACAAGGCATTAAATGTCCAGCCTTTCACCACCTTCTTTTGCGGGGTGCCATCGGGGTTGCGTAGTACGGTCCCATCGGGCTGGTATTTGTTGCTGGTATTGGAGTACTGGGAGCCGATAAATGCGGCATGTTCATCGGCAGGGCGTGGAGGACGTCCTCCACCCGTCACCACAATCCCCGGACTCCTGGAGCCATCACGGAAAGACATCATCACCACCTGCACATGGTCAGGCGGCGCGCCTGGGTAACAGCGGTCGATATTGATGCCATTGATAAAGGCATGTTTGACGGTGTATTGGCCTAAAAAATCCAGCTGAAAGTATTCCAGGCTGAGGTCGCGGTTCTCCCAGGGGCCGGCCATCATCGGTTTGCCGGTGCGGCTGTCGATGGGGGGGCCGCTGCTGCAGCCGGCCAGCAGCAGGCTGGCGGCCAGCAGGGAGCAAGACAGTCGCGGATGCAGGGACATAAGGGGGTCTCCTTAGTAGGGGGTGAGGGAGTGGCGCAACTGTTGGAGTTGCTGTTGCCGGGCGCTGGGGGCGTCCGGGGTGGTCGGGGTGGGCCGTGTCAGCAGCCCGGAGGTGTTGTCTAACTGCTGTTGCCACTGGCCCGATTGCCACAGCAGGCGTTGCAACTGGGTGAGTTGGGTCGCCACCGGGTTCTCTGGGCTGGGTGTCTTCTGCCATTGCTGCAGCAGCCCGATGGTCCGCCCCTGACGCTTGGCGTTCATGTCCTTGATATCCAGGCCTTCGTAGCTGAACAGTTTCTCTTTATCGACATGGTTTGAGTCGCTGCCCAGGGCGGCGGTGCCGCCGCTGCTGTGCACGGAGTAGTTGGTTTGGAAGATCTCCCACAGATCATGGAAGGTGGCATTGCCGGCATAGCCGCCAATCTTGTTAGCCACAAAGTCCTTGGGCGGGGCCCAGGTCTTGACTGGTTTTTTCGTCACCAGGGCAGCGGCTTCAGCAAGGCGGTTGCCTTCTGCCGCAGGGTTGTAGGCAAGCACCTCTAATTTCGTGTCACCCACATTAAATCCTGCCAGCACCCGCAGTGCATTGCTAAGGGTCATCGTGCCGCGGCTGTGGCCCTCCAAATACACCAGGTTGGAGTGATTATCTTGCTCGGTGTTATACATCAGCTCTTTGGCCGCCGCGGCCTGAAGCCGCGAGGCGGGGCTGGCGATTTTGGTGATCTCCAGCAGTTTCTCAATGCCGGCGGTCACCAGTTCCCCCAGCTGGTGGGTGGGTTTGGTATACGCCTGGTAGGTGGTGTTGCGGTAGGTTTGGCCGCTGTCCTGAATATAAAGGCGGTTCATGACTTGAGTGATGAACGGCCTCCAGGGGATCGCCCAGCCCGTCACTGCTTCTGGATCACCACCGATTGCAGGATGCCGTCCATCAGTTTGCGGGCGCGTTGGTAGTCTTCGGTGTTTTTTTGGCGGGCGGCTTCAATAAAGTTGAGGTACACGGTGATGTAGTAGCCGGTGTTGCCAATCGGGGTCATCCAGGTTTCTGTACCATTCCAAAACGGTGTCGGTATATAGGTGCGGTACCAAGTCCAGTGGTTGCCCCAGCGCGTCTCGGTGCGTGGGGGATCTAAAAAACGACTGTCCTTGTAAGTGTCCTTGTAATCCGGATCAAGACCACTTAGCCGAGCAATCATAGCTTTAGTATTGCTGTCGATACTTTCGCTAGCAGCACTGCGGATGCCAAAGCCAATGTAATTACCCCCCGCAAACTCCGCACTGCACAAGGCATTAAATGTCCAGCCTTTCACCACCTTCTTTTGCGGGGTGCCATCGGGGTTGCGTAGCACGGTCCCATCGGGCTGGTATGTGTTGCTGGTATTGGAGTACTGGGAGCCGATGAAGTATGCCCGCATTGGCCATGCTTCAGGGGGCTGGTTAATACGGCCATCTGCCACAATCCCCGGAGTCGTGGAGCCACTGGGGGACGTCACCATCACCACCTGCACATGGTCAGGCGGTGAGCCGCGATAACAGCGTTTGATATTGATGCCATTGATAAAGGCATGTTTGACGGTGTATTGGCCTAAAAAATCCAAATTGAAGTATTCCAGGCTGAGGTCGCGGTTCTCCCAGGGGCCGGCCATCATCGGTTTACCGGTGCGGCTGTCGATGGGGGGGCCACTGCTGCAGCCGGCCAGCAACAGGCTGGCGGCGAGTAGGGATACACCGAGTAAGGGACGTCGTTGCATGGAGAAGGCTCCTTAATGTGGGGTGAGGGACTGGCGCAACTGCTGGAGGTGCTGTTGCCGGGCGCTGGGGGCGTCCGGGGTGGTCGGGGTGGGCCGTGTCAGCACCCCCGGGGTGGTGTCCAGCTGCTGTTGCCACTGCTGGGATTGCCACAGCAGGCGTTGCAGTTGGGTGAGTTGGGTCGCCACCGGGTCCTCTGGGCGGGGTGTCTTCTGCCATTGCTCCAGCAGCCCGATGGTCCGCCCCTGACGCTTGGCGTTCATATCGTTGATATCCAGGCCAAGAAAGCTAAACAGTTTGTCTTTATCGACATGGTTTGAGTCGCTACCCAGGGCGGCGGTGCCGCCGCTGCTGTGCACGGAGTAGTTGGTTTGGAAGATCTCCCGCAGATCATGGAAGGTGGCATCGCCGGCATAGCCGCCAATCTTGTTAGCCACAAAGTCCTTGCGTGGTGACCAGATGTCGACTGAATTGCTGGTCACCAAGGCAGCGGCCTCGGTCAGGCGCCCCCCTTCCGCGGCAGGGTTGTAGGCCAGTATTTCAAGGTTTTTTCCAAACACATGATCCGCGGCGAGTAGCCGCAACGCATTGCTGAGGGTCATGGTGCCGCGGCTGTGGCCCTCTAGATAGATCGGATTTGTATATTTTTTGTCCTCGGCGTTATACATCACCTCTTTGGCCGCCGCGGCCTGGAGCCGCGAGGCAGGGCTGGCGATTTTGGTGATCTCCAGCAGTTTCTCAATGCCGGCGGTCACCAGTTCCCCCAGCTGGTGGGTGGGTTTGGTATACGCCTGGTAGGTGGTGTTTTGGTAGGTTTCGCCGCTTTCCCGAATCTCGTGCGTTTTGTCATTCTTCGGCGTCATCTGCAAGGCCAGTTCCCCGGCGCGGTGGATGTCGTTGCTGATGCCGTTGCCGTAGAGGGTGACGTGTTTCTTTTCTTCGTCCGATAAGCGGCTGAGGTCGGCCAGGCTCACCGGCAGCACTTGGACATTGCCGATGCCGCGGCTGATGCCCCAGCGCCCGGAGGCCAGCAGGTCATGTTGCAGGCTGTAGTGGCCCTCGCCTTTATTGGCAATCATCTCCTTGACTTTGTCTTGATCCAGCACGCGGTTGGCGTTGTGGTCGGTGAGTGCGAGTTCTGCAACGGCGTGTTGGCGGAGTTTTCGGTCCGACCAGCCCGGATGGGCCTGGCGCAGTGCTTCGGT encodes:
- a CDS encoding DUF769 domain-containing protein gives rise to the protein MQRRPLLGVSLLAASLLLAGCSSGPPIDSRTGKPMMAGPWENRDLSLEYFNLDFLGQYTVKHAFINGINIKRCYRGSPPDHVQVVMVTSPSGSTTPGIVADGRINQPPEAWPMRAYFIGSQYSNTSNTYQPDGTVLRNPDGTPQKKVVKGWTFNALCSAEFAGGNYIGFGIRSAASESIDSNTKAMIARLSGLDPDYKDTYKDSRFLDPPRTETRWGNHWTWYRTYIPTPFWNGTETWMTPIGNTGYYITVYLNFIEAARQKNTEDYQRARKLMDGILQSVVIQKQ
- a CDS encoding DUF769 domain-containing protein; translated protein: MSLHPRLSCSLLAASLLLAGCSSGPPIDSRTGKPMMAGPWENRDLSLEYFQLDFLGQYTVKHAFINGINIDRCYPGVPPDHVQVVMMTTPSGFTTPGIVVTGGGRPPRPASEAAAFIGSQYSNTSNKYQPDGTVLRNPDGTPQKKVVKGWTFNSLCKAEFAGGNDIYFGIRSAASESIDSHIKDMIWRMTAPDRDYKSNRFIDAPRTETRWGNAWTWYRAYMPTPVGDGVEMWMTPIGNTGYYITVTFNFIEAARQKNTEDYQRARKLMDGILQSVVIQKQ
- a CDS encoding DUF769 domain-containing protein; protein product: MSLHPRLSCSLLAASLLLAGCSSGPPIDSRTGKPMMAGPWENRDLSLEYFQLDFLGQYTVKHAFINGINIDRCYPGAPPDHVQVVMMSFRDGSRSPGIVVTGGGRPPRPADEHAAFIGSQYSNTSNKYQPDGTVLRNPDGTPQKKVVKGWTFNALCSAEFAGGNYIGFGIRSAASESIDSNTKAMIARLSGLDPDYKDTYKDSRFLDPPRTETRWGNHWTWYRTYIPTPFWNGTETWMTPIGNTGYYITVYLNFIEAARQKNTEDYQRARKLMDGILQSVVIQKQ